One Caldisericum sp. DNA segment encodes these proteins:
- a CDS encoding Dna2/Cas4 domain-containing protein produces MKAQELKQLINLQDQETYCPKHTPPTELWHPCERRLVLLRQTPLPVKQAKKFFDVGNEFEEVALKRLLKVVPVKAYQLPVVDEELDMKGIVDIVLESGDFIEIKSTANEQVLDNFGLYDNQLTKKYYYQMQSYILLLKKEHGVFYVIDRRTGEDHFFDVEKDQAVIEEIVERAIHVKEHLQRGTLPKTIEQYDLCRACPFYSQCYPEDAKATVRTVEVSPDFMKKLEIYYAIKSKLKQYEQLEKELKEELKEWSAGTYKVGDKIIKITEYQRAFYNIPEEIKKQYLEYKPVKRIIL; encoded by the coding sequence ATGAAAGCACAGGAATTGAAACAACTTATTAATCTACAAGACCAAGAAACCTACTGCCCGAAGCATACACCACCAACGGAATTGTGGCATCCTTGTGAGCGTAGATTAGTTCTTTTGAGACAGACACCATTACCAGTTAAGCAAGCTAAGAAGTTTTTTGATGTGGGAAATGAATTTGAAGAGGTTGCATTGAAGAGGTTATTGAAAGTAGTTCCTGTGAAAGCATACCAGTTGCCTGTGGTTGATGAAGAGCTTGACATGAAAGGAATTGTAGACATCGTTCTTGAGAGTGGGGACTTCATTGAGATTAAGAGCACGGCAAATGAACAGGTTTTAGATAATTTTGGTCTTTATGATAATCAGTTGACGAAAAAATATTACTATCAAATGCAATCTTATATACTCTTGCTTAAAAAAGAACATGGAGTATTCTATGTAATTGATAGGCGGACTGGAGAGGATCATTTCTTTGATGTAGAGAAGGACCAAGCGGTTATTGAAGAGATTGTAGAAAGAGCTATTCATGTTAAGGAACATTTGCAGAGGGGAACTTTACCAAAGACCATTGAGCAATATGATTTATGCCGAGCTTGCCCTTTTTATAGCCAATGTTATCCTGAAGATGCGAAAGCCACCGTTAGAACAGTAGAAGTAAGCCCTGATTTTATGAAGAAACTTGAAATTTATTACGCTATTAAATCAAAGCTTAAACAATATGAACAATTAGAGAAAGAATTGAAAGAGGAGCTCAAGGAGTGGAGTGCAGGAACCTATAAAGTTGGTGATAAAATTATTAAAATAACAGAATATCAACGAGCATTTTATAATATACCTGAAGAAATTAAGAAACAATATCTTGAATATAAGCCTGTAAAGAGAATTATCTTATAG